From Sphingobacterium bambusae:
CTTGGATAGCGTGGCGTCCAGCATTTACTTGGCGCGTTCGGGAATGAAAATAGGATTCGGCTCCATAGGCAAGGGCTATGCGGCAGATCGAGGACGTGATCTGCTGAAGCGCTTAGGTGTTCAAGGCGGAATTGTCAATGCCTCCGGCGATCTGTCTACTTGGGGTACCCAGCTTAATGGGCAGCCCTGGCGGGTCGGCATCAACAATCCGCTTAAAGCGCATAAAATGATTGCCGTGCTGCAGATGAAGGAGGAATCTGTCGCCACCTCTGGTAGTTATGAAAAGTACGTGGAGTTTGGTGGTAAACGCTATGCGCATATCATCAACCCCAAAACCGGATTTCCTGCTTCGGGGCTTATTAGCGTGACGGTTTACGGTCCTTCCGCCGAGTTTGCCAATGGCCTAAGTACGTCCATGATGGTCTTGGGTGCTCGTGAAGGAGCAAAGCTCTTACGCCGGTTTCCGGCCTATAAAGCGGTGTGGATGAGTGATGGGGGACGCGTGAGAAGAATTCGTTAACTGAATTTTTATCGCTTCGGTTCCGTCTGCTGGAAAAATGCCAACCATGGCTTGTTTGTTGATGGTGAAATAGTTAGCCTCGTTTCCGCTATAACGTTTAGTTAGGCGCTTAATGATCCTTGTAAAAAAGACCTCGACGTAGTCAAATTATCCTCTCCTACAGTTAAGATGTTTAGTTTTTATTGATTAGATTTGTTGTTCAATCAGGTACTAAATAACCATTTCTGTGGCATTACTATTTAAAGATGGCCGTCCAGTGGTGAGGTTGAGAGCGTTTCGCGCTATTGATGATCCAGCAACTTGTGAGCGTTTTATTGAAGGACATGCTCGCGTATTAACTGCGATAGGTGTAAAGAAAGTGACTTCGTCTAAGGACGAATGGATGTTTAACCCGGCGGCCTTTGTGTTGATCGTTGAATCCCTCGACGGAGAGAATGTATATGGCGGCGCTCGGGTTCATGTTGCTGGAGGCACGCAACCACTACCGATCGAAGAAGCAACCGGTAACATGGATTCTAAAATATTCGATCTGGTTTGGGCTTATGCACGGCAGGGAACGGGTGAAGTCTGTGGGCTTTGGAACTCTCGGGAAATAGCAGGATACGGTGTGGGCAGTATCTTTTTAACGAGGGCGGCTGTAGCCATATCTACGCAGATTGGCCTGAAGTCTTTGTTCGCCCTCTGCGCTCCCTACACAGTAGCGATGGCCCAAAGCGTTGGCTACCAGCTAGAAACAAGCGTAGGTAACAATGGAACCTTTTATTACCCCAAATTAGATCTTTTAGCCACTACACTAATCCTTCAGGATGT
This genomic window contains:
- a CDS encoding FAD:protein FMN transferase, which encodes MLLSIAICLMGLPFKLDAQVTVKRGMTLMGSRFEVTVIERDSVWANMYIDSAVSEIRRIENLISEWQPHTQVSAVNRAAGIKPVRVDREVFALTQRALAFSRLSDGAFDISIAALDRIWRFDGSMDELPTPEAVQRSIAHVGYQDIVLDSVASSIYLARSGMKIGFGSIGKGYAADRGRDLLKRLGVQGGIVNASGDLSTWGTQLNGQPWRVGINNPLKAHKMIAVLQMKEESVATSGSYEKYVEFGGKRYAHIINPKTGFPASGLISVTVYGPSAEFANGLSTSMMVLGAREGAKLLRRFPAYKAVWMSDGGRVRRIR